In Oreochromis aureus strain Israel breed Guangdong linkage group 22, ZZ_aureus, whole genome shotgun sequence, the genomic window CATTGATTTGTGTACTTTCCTATGCATAAATAATTGCATGTCAACTATAAATTGACACAAAAACCTACAAATAGTTACATAAAAATCTACGTGAAGGCAGGAAATGAGGTGATGCCTAAAATTTCCTAGGAGATGATGGCTCTCCTCTAATATTCACAGAAGAAATACCTGAATATGTATAGGAACGGTAGTGTCTGTGCTCAGCTCACACTTCCACAGTATGTTCCACCCTTTAACATAAACACACCAGTTACACCAACATTTTATTGATCtctttaaaattcttttatctTATAGCAAGGTTGTTGCAAGGTTCTGTTTAGTACCTTTTGTAATACATTAACTGAGTTGTCTAGGGACTCTCAGAGGTCCATGACGATAAACTAAGGTGTCTTCAAAGTAATTGGCAATAATCATAAAATTGGCCTGCATCATTTTCCTTTCCTTccccttttgctaaagcatatagttagggctggatcaggtgagcctgaatcctctcttagttatgctgcgataggtgtagactgctgggggactcccatgatgcattgagcgtttcttcttcttcttgaataaagaaaagacactaaaatattagaaaaaaacacCTACAATCAGACAAACCCTGTCACCGaccacttggcgacagtgggaaggaaaaactcaaggaagaaacctctggtaCAACCAGGATCAGAGCGGGGCATCCAGTCACCACAAATGGTTGTGAGTcaggggaaagagaagaaagacaaaCTCAACAACATCAATTTGTCATCACCCACTTCTTTCAGGGTgaaaccatagactgtataaaaTTAAGTACATGGACACCATTGCTTTTTGAAGTCCAGTCTTGAAGCCTTGAGCTGAATGTTTTGGCCATTGCCATCTTGGTGCTGTGAAACCAGATGTGACAAGTGAGGCGTGGAAAGCTGAGAAACAATAAGTAGGTAGgccaacaaaaaaaccaactcTCCTTTTCCATCCTTTTTGGCTCTAATGGGGGACTGTAGTTTTCAAACTGAACACAATGTGGGAATCAATATGACCTGAAACcagaaaaaatggaaaataaatcaataaagtcaTCAAGaatgtgtttactgaggtcatagTTGAAGGGAGCAGTGGGCTCATTTTCCCATTTACTTCTAAACTCCTGGACtccttttaacatttatattgcGCCAATCCACAActgttgcctcaaggtgctttatgttgtaTGGTCAGGACCCTccaataatacagagaatatACTCAATTTGACAGAGATTATTGATGTATGTCTATGTTCTATACGCAGTAACAAACCGTTCCTGCTACTGCGTAGATGGGAGTGTTGTGGACGACCATACTTATAAACGGTTTTCCACAACATTCCCACTTTCTCACATCTTTATCAAATGCTGATATCAGCTTCAAAATTTAGACATAGTTTAGTTGTATGTAAGGTTGGTTCTTGATTGTTGTCTCAACTTGAAATTTGAGTTTGGACAGTGAAAGAAGCTGGTGGttggtttgctttgtttgttctcattgaaaaataaaagcgtTTCAATGAGCCAGAGGTAAATGTTATCCCGTTCTTCTACTAAATATACTTTAACAAATGCACGTAATGTGAAGTACATAAAGAACCCATTTTCCTTTTACTACTGAACTCAATGACGAAACCTGAAACAGATTAGGATTTGAGACTGGCCACCAGATGGCGTTGTGCGCTCATTTgtgcttggtttgaacttccCAAATCTCTGCAGAGCCTGTCAGTGCTGAATGAAAAATGCAGCAGCTCTGAAGTGATCAGTCACAGTATCTCACCTACATCACGCAGTGCAAACAGAACAACGATGTACAGAATAAACCACACAATGGAGAGGTGAACTCCTTGCGGAGCAGCCATCAATAATTTGTAGCTCACTGTATCTTTCGTGCCCGTGTGCAGTGTAGGCGGATGTGGATGGTTTACACAATTAAGTGCGCTTCTTCTGCCATTATTTTATGCACAATTCTGTCTGTTAGTAAGAAAATGTCTGCTGTCAGAGGTTAATAAGTGAAATCTACAAGATGCACGGCGCCTCGTCAGCTGGGAGCTCCGGCTTTGTTTCAATAATTCAGAATTGTTTGAAGGCTGGATCCAAATGTAGCTCAGATCTCAACTCATCAAATCAGCATGTGAACTGGGTCAGATCACCCAGAGCAGGGCTGCTGTGTTCAGCTGGCCATGTTCAGCAGGGTGGTTGCCTTGTTGCCTTCCTTCTAATGGAAGGAACACTGTGAATGTGAAGGAGACGGGGGGTGGATGTAGCTGTAGTGATCTCAGGGCCACGGGACTAATTGAGGAGCCAGGGGTCAGCGGACTCACACTGGAATGTCAAGAGTGCTCAATTATCTTAGAACCTTGGGCCATGTGGGATTTCCTTATCACTAAGAATAGAAATAGTGGGCTTTGGTTTTTTAATGAGCTGTGGACCATCAATACTATGATGAGACGaatgtgttttgggtttttttctttgtttttttagcccACTGAGATGTCTCCAGTCGTTTTCCATTAGTGGAAAAGCACAAAGTCAATACAGCCTCGGGCTGCAAGTTATATGTAACCAGAAATTGTTAAaatttatattacattttacctTTTTAGCTATTTCTAAATAATTTGACATGACAATTGGATGTATTAAGCCAAATATAATGCAAGTAAACCAGtcctgttttatatatatatatatatattttaatattacagGTGTCCTATAATAGTTCATTCTTGTGTattaattctgttttatttatacaacaccaaatcacaacaacagttgccttaaggttctttatattgtaaggtaataTTTCTCTCTACAATATCTGatagaaaaccccaacaatcagctgaccctctatgagcaaccACTTGgcgactgtgggaaggaaaaagtcccTTTTGATCATTATTACTTACTTATGTATTAGTAGAATAAAACTTTACCTGTTCAGATTTACTGGGTTGTATCTGATTACAAATATACATctagaaaaaaaatgattcCCATTGGAAtattggtgtttctgaccacGTACAACAGCAAAGTTCTCCCTGGAAAGCCATCTTGTAATGCCTCCTAGCGCTTTTGAAACGTTAACCTTTGTTCAGATGGTTGCCATCATataaacaaaatgcacacacagtgtCAGCGTATAAATGTTATTATAAAAATTAGCAGAAAAAATCACCTGAAAAGTTTGCAGACTGTAAGAAAGCTTTTAAAAGCTTAGTTTTACTATTTTTAAGATCTTCAATTTTGCGAAATTTCATGGAAATCTGGAATTCTGCAAAAGCAAGAGTTCTTCCATAGATTCGGATGAGAAGGCTGAATCTATAAATAGCATAAAGTCCTGTATGTGGTCAGAGTAGTAAAGTAGTAGTAAATTAAATCTCTTACTAGAGCCACCCGACGTTAACACATTAACTACTTTGTAtttatacaaacacacaaaacaagtaTAAATTGCTGACTAAAGCTTGATTCAGACTTCTGCAGGAAATCTACATCTTTACTTACAACATAACCGGAAACCCCTCTTAACCCAGCCATGCCACTGGCGTCATTGCGGGCTGCATCGACCTTATGTTTAGTTACATTTCTTGGGAGGTGCACGTTAGGTTATGTCAAAGGTTACAGTGTAGGATTAAAAGCAGTTCCCAGTTACGAAGTAAGTCCCATTACAGCATAATTCAGGTATAAGAGGTATTGTTACAGTGAGGACTAATGAAAGTGGTTATACCAAACCAGAGACTGTGTAGTAACACTGCTCTACATGTGGAAGAGTGGGTACATTTTTTCTAGCTTCTAAAACTTGAGATACTATCACTTTAATAAATTAGACTTTGAGGTCAAACCTGGAGGGGACAGCGCAGCGGCTGCATTTATTTACTCTCGGTGCTTTCGTAGAGAAATTTGGTACTCGAAGAACTCTGAACGAAATCTTTGCAACAAAGTTGCAGTTTTCTAGACATTACTGACCAAAGAACTGAAGTTTCCTAATAATTGCCCAGAGATTACGTCCAAGTGGAAAGGTTTGCTTCTTTAAGGACTTTGTATTTGTCTAATGGCGTTTATGTGTGTTGCTCAATTTCCTGTTGCTTGACTACTGCGAGTGGACGCCTGTTTACTCGTTAAAAATGTGATAATATGATAGACACACTCAAGAGATTCTAAGTCAACTGTACCGTGGCAAGAGCAGTGCCATGCATGATGGAAATAAGCATGAAGACACGTCAACAGGCAGGTAACCAACATTTATTTACCATTATCAACTTTACAATAAAACCAGTAACATCTGTCAACATTAGCAAAATAAAGAACAGAAATCAATCCAATTTATTTACAGAGACAAAGCAGATTCAGGCTCACACACGACAGATAAACAACTCTGCTTCATATCAAACCGCAACAGTGAACATAGCAAGCTtaagtgttctttttttttcatagtaaGGTAAAAATCAAAGTcgtctatcttttttttttctttgaacaaACAAGACATAGCTTCTCTGAATCTTTAAGATGGTTCTCTATAATACACCACAAAATACTTCAAATTTGGGTTAAAATATAGGAATGTAAAAAGTTGGCAAGTCTCTTTAattttctgatttcttttttttttttcttcttcttcttctatttaacagtcatttcaagTGGTGGTGGTGTCCTAGTATCTTATCTAGCGTCGTTCCTTCGGCAGGAGGCATCTTGAGCTGTAGATTTTTAAGGGAAAAGATGCTTCGACCTCCATTCGTCATCCATCGGTACTTTATGGTGTCATTTGCCGGCCAGCTAGCCATTAAAAATCCACCCCCCCAACCCCCCTCCCCACGCACAGCGACCAAACCCGCAGCCTAAAACTCAGTCCAGGTTCAGATGTCGAGCAGTAACCAGGAAAGTGATCTAGTGAATCTAGTCTGTCGTCTTGTTATCATGACGAAAAAAGTGGCACGTCGAAGGAGTCTCTCacatacatgtgtatatatttacatatacatatatccatatacatatgtatacatatacacatatatataaatatatatatatatatatactcttaaattttctctctctctcttgaaAAACAGTTCACCCAGTTCATTGTGAGCTAAACGTACAATCACTCTTTCTTTTCAGACGGAGCGGGGGTCGAGCTGCTCTCCTCTGTCGGTTTCGTGGCCTCGGGGGCAGGAGCAGCTGCCTCTTTGGCCTCCTCCTTGGGGGCCTCCTCCTTAGCCGGCCCCTCCTCCACCTTCGGAGCCTCAGCGGCAGAGGCAGCGGCGGCGGCATCAGCAGCCTCCTCCTtcacctcctccttcttctcctcaGCAGGAGCAGCGGCTCCATTCTCAGCAGGCTTCTCCTCAGAGGGGGCAGCGGCAGCCGCTTCCTCTTTCACAGCCTCGCTCTTCTTGCTCTTCTTGATGTTCAGTTTGAAGTTGAAGGACTTCTTCAGGGagaacttcttcttcttcttctctttggtGCTTTCTTTGGCCGCAGCCTCGCCCTCGGGTTTCGCAGCCTCTCCGTCTGCAGCAGGCGCCGGTTCGATAGTGTCACCTCCCGCACCGGCTTCAGGCTCCTTGGCGGCCTCCGCAGAGCCGTTGGTAGCTGCAGCATCCCCATCGGGCTTTGTAGAGACATCGCCATTGGTCTTCACGTGACCGTTCTCCTGGAGAAagggttacaaaaaaaaagaagaaaaaaaaaagccacaaaatAAGTCAGGTTTCTATCaagtcttgtgtttttttattttaaaaaacaaacataaaatacaaacagCAATAACTGCTGTTGGGGAGGTCTCATATCTTTGCCGAGCATCGTTGCGCTCATCAATTAACCACCATGTCGTCTGGCTCAAGAGGCGACGCCTTGCAGTACCCTAATCAGGCGATAGGCGGCGGCAGCGCCTCACAGACCGCCCGGGTTACCAGACAGGCGGGCTCAACAAAGACGAGGCTGAAGCTCATCGATGGACGAAAGAAAACACCataatttgttattttttgtttaccCAAGAAAAATTTGATAATTTTCCAGgggaaaaatatttaaaactccgaagaaaaatatttatgtatgaaataaccccccccccccatcggAAGACTATTTGATAAGAGTGACGGAAAATCTTTTCATGATGATCTAATCGTTTTGAATATTAGTGACATTTGACATCTCATTAATGACTAATTTTACTTACGTTTTGGAAAGTACCAATTTGCAAGATTTGCGGTGAGACGGCAACAGGGCTCTTTTCAGGGAGGAGTAGTAGACTGCCTACGTGCGAGCAAGCCGCCCCCCTCCCCCTTTTGTGACTGGCACTGTCAAAAAGCGTTCTCGGTTCGACCTCAGTGACAAATAAACACATACTTACTTGAAACTGGGAAAACCGTGACAAATAACAGCCCCCCTCCCCACGGACTGATATGTTTTTTGGGGGAGCTCTGTGAACACCCGTCTGAGCCTGAGACGAGATGCTACAAAGCCCCACCTGACTTGCCCCAAATTGTCCTTACATTCAAGTTTAATCGATTCATCGTTAGCCAAATCCGCTATATGCGAGGTTTTCGTGTGAGAAACTCAACTTTTATCAATTTATTATGCCATCCTTCTGTGATAAAGTAGTCATACGGAGCCACTAGACGGTATATTTACCTGTCCGTTGGTTTTGGCAGCCGCAGCATCAGCGGCGGCAGCGTTTGCCTCCGCGGCCACCTCTCCCTTGGATGCCTGGGATCCCATTGTCTTCGGTGAGTGGCGGTCTTCtaaagcaaattaaaaacaaaaactaaaaaaggcGGGTTTTAAGTTAATCCAACTCCAGAGCGAGTTACGTATCCAGCGGTGAAACCGtgaaaagtgtgtgttttttaaatttttttcttcACACGGCAGCTACTCCCCTTCGGTTGTTCTCGTTGTCTGACTTGTCACCCCGATAGAGAGAGACCCTCTAAACTCGAAGCTCGCTGAACGCAACGCTTCAACATACAGCAGGTTCAGGGCACCACCCGTGGGCGGGGCCTGTTCATGAACGGCCAATCATCGTCTGCTCCAGCCCGGCTTTGTCCAATCACCCCTGACTCCCTAATTGTCCCCGCCCCCCTAGTGGACCCCCAGCAATGAAATCAATTCAGCCTTACTAAATTCAGTGTTTTATAGGCatgaaactaaaaaaacaatGCTGACATAGCATAAAGATAAGAGAAAAGTCTCCCACACAAAAGTAGTTTCCTTCCTTGTAGTGAGTATTACTGTATGAGTGTGTTTGCTTACCTCAATTCACATGATGGCTGATGATTCAGAGGGAAGATGTGGAGCACATAGCTTCATAGAACATCTAGGTGATTACCAGAGGAGAGTGAGGTATATTTATAGTAAACATTAAACCACTTGTTTGGGTGTGTGTGcaggctttgttttgtttgcattgTACCTGCTACACTCAGTCATAGCATAAATATAACTTAAAGTTGCTTTGATCAAGAAATCAGCAGTGAGAAATAATGAACATGGTATAAAAACTCTATTCATTGtagcagtttatttacacaggATGCACAAGCACCCTTAGGGCTTCAACTAGTTCTTTTGAGTTATTAATTGACTGCTAGatccaaaaaaagtaaaaactgttctaaaaagtaaaaagacaaGACTTTTACCTAGATTTATTTTGCTTTCACCTCCAATTCCCACTGTCTTATTTCATGCCATTGAGTAATGCACTGCACCGTTATTGTTTCACTTTTGCTTCCTGACGTAAGTGGGGGAATTCTGACTGGACATCTTTTGGTTTCAGTCTCAGTACAGATGGTAGGCAAAAACATATCTCAAATTACAGTCTGATTCAGCAATTAGTCAGACTGTCAGTAAAAGCCAGCACGTTTCCAAAAGTCATCTTATGGTATGCAAAAGCCTACATATAGAGTAAATCACAGGCAGAGTCTCCCCTGGGCAGTCAAATCACTTGAAAAATAGTAGTTCCATCAGGTAGATGTATTATGCTTTACTAACACAACACAGCTCCTGAAATACAATTTAAGATGAGAAGAAGTAATTCTTGCAGCACTACAGCCATCTTAAAATTCCTCTATTTTTGAAGCACGGCTAAATTGGCCTTAATTTCAGAGGTCACTAGACTATTGATTTTGCATGTATGGAAGAACAAGTCAAACCATATAAATGACTCTGCCCTAAAAtaagcttttctttttgctctAAAAAGTTATACTTCTACCACAATCTTTAGTGTTGTGAAAATCTAGTAATTTTAGATTGTCATGGGTTTGATTCACTGCATCCCACTAATTTGCAGAGCAGTTATCTGAAATAGGTACACTGGAAGAGCAATTAGATCAAAATCTTGGTtacacagaaataaacacaacctAAATGGGCATTCAGGGAGTGCATCCTCCGCCAAGGCCAGCATGCTCttttgcagtttaaaaaaaacagtaatcaGTAACTTGTTTCCCCATGGATCACCTCTTCACTGTCTTGGAGTTCAGCACTTTTTAATCTTGCTTTTACCGTATGTCCATTAAGTCCCTCACTGTGATGGAAGAAAATTTACGCCATCTAGATCTGTTCCCACCAGGAGGAGCAGCTGAATACTAAAGTGGATTTACTTGTGTCATTCAAtacaaatgaatgaaaaaacaactattgTTCGCTGTAGATTTAGAGGACACATTTCTGGCCATCAGATTGGAGAACAGGATTCTTGTTGAGGCTGGTGGTATGTCACACTATCTCCTCATGTCTACATGACTAGAATTGTTGTTCACTTCCGTTTGTCAACAACATACCAGTGCTAAAATATGCCAACCGGATGATCATGCACATTTCACCTGATCGTTTGCCTCCACAAACATTCTTCACAACAGCTGATAATGTTAAAAACCTCAGTTACGCGAGCCAAAGACTCCAGTGTTCAGTGGTGCAAATTGATCTTTACTGCAACCAATCTGTCTAATTGATTTTGCGAGACTCG contains:
- the marcksl1b gene encoding MARCKS-related protein 1-B, coding for MGSQASKGEVAAEANAAAADAAAAKTNGQENGHVKTNGDVSTKPDGDAAATNGSAEAAKEPEAGAGGDTIEPAPAADGEAAKPEGEAAAKESTKEKKKKKFSLKKSFNFKLNIKKSKKSEAVKEEAAAAAPSEEKPAENGAAAPAEEKKEEVKEEAADAAAAASAAEAPKVEEGPAKEEAPKEEAKEAAAPAPEATKPTEESSSTPAPSEKKE